A portion of the Carya illinoinensis cultivar Pawnee chromosome 11, C.illinoinensisPawnee_v1, whole genome shotgun sequence genome contains these proteins:
- the LOC122281103 gene encoding uncharacterized protein LOC122281103: protein MTAKQLALDINTPRPGHGLPISANDMNSVGGVSDATWGWDTTRALWSCRNNDVYLKMGLDSTLDMLGLKIYGNTFIRWFCLLLVYLFTLKLEKYNTLFLF, encoded by the exons ATGACGGCAAAGCAGT TGGCACTGGACATTAACACACCTAGGCCAGGTCATGGCCTCCCAATTTCGGCAAACGACATGAACTCCGTCGGCGGCGTCTCTG ATGCAACTTGGGGATGGGACACAACCAGAGCTTTGTGGAGCTGTAG AAATAATGATGTATATCTGAAAATGGGATTGGACAGCACTTTGGACATGTTAGGACTGAAGATTTATGGAAATACTTTCATTCGATGGTTTTGTCTTTTGTTGGTGTATTTGTTTACTCTCAAGTTAGAGAAGTACAATACATTGTTTCTATTTTAG